A genomic stretch from Sinorhizobium terangae includes:
- a CDS encoding ribose-phosphate pyrophosphokinase — MKVFAGNSNRLLAEAICNYLNLPLGKATVRRFADQEIFVEIGENVRGEDVFIVQSTSFPTNDHLMELLIMIDAVRRSSARRITAVLPYFGYARQDRKPGPRTPISAKLVANLITEAGADRVLTLDLHAGQIQGFFDIPTDNLYAVPILARDVKEHYDLKNVMVVSPDVGGVVRARALAKRLDCLLAIVDKRRDRPGESEVMNVIGDVSGKDCILIDDIVDSGGTLCNAAEALLKNGATSVTAYITHGVLSGGAVTRVASSMLKELVITDSIQPTTAVQSAHNIRVISTAALIGEAISRTSQEESVSSLFD; from the coding sequence ATGAAGGTTTTCGCAGGCAATTCGAACCGGCTGCTTGCCGAAGCGATCTGCAACTATCTCAACCTGCCCCTCGGCAAAGCTACAGTAAGGCGGTTCGCCGACCAGGAAATCTTCGTTGAAATCGGCGAAAACGTGCGCGGCGAGGACGTTTTCATCGTCCAGTCCACCTCGTTTCCGACCAACGATCATCTGATGGAACTGCTCATCATGATCGATGCGGTGCGTCGATCTTCCGCCCGCCGCATCACCGCCGTCCTTCCTTATTTCGGCTATGCCCGACAGGACCGAAAGCCCGGTCCGCGCACGCCGATCTCCGCCAAGCTGGTCGCCAACCTCATCACCGAAGCTGGCGCCGACCGCGTTCTCACCCTCGATCTTCACGCCGGCCAGATCCAGGGCTTCTTCGACATTCCGACCGACAACCTCTATGCGGTTCCGATCCTGGCGCGCGACGTCAAGGAGCACTATGACCTGAAGAACGTCATGGTCGTCTCGCCGGACGTCGGCGGCGTCGTGCGCGCCCGTGCCCTTGCAAAACGCCTCGACTGTCTGCTGGCGATCGTCGACAAGCGCCGCGATCGCCCGGGCGAATCGGAAGTTATGAACGTCATCGGCGATGTGAGCGGCAAGGATTGCATCCTGATCGACGACATCGTCGATTCCGGTGGCACGCTTTGCAACGCCGCCGAGGCACTTTTGAAGAATGGCGCCACCAGCGTCACCGCCTACATCACCCACGGCGTCCTTTCCGGCGGCGCGGTGACCCGCGTCGCCTCCTCCATGCTGAAGGAACTGGTTATCACCGATTCCATCCAGCCGACGACAGCCGTCCAGTCGGCGCACAATATCCGCGTCATCTCGACCGCCGCCCTGATCGGTGAAGCGATCAGCCGCACCAGCCAGGAAGAGTCGGTTTCGAGCCTCTTCGACTGA
- a CDS encoding aldo/keto reductase, whose translation MQYTTLGNTGLVVSRLAFGAMTFTAGDRSIGAVYKTDAEAAAALVGKALDAGINFFDTADAYASGQSERILGEALRTRRDEVVIATKVGFRTGTPLTQAGLSRRHILWSVDQSLKRLGTDWIDVYIVHKEDPYTPLEETLSALDEVIRSGKARYIGFSNWSAWKVAAALEIQKANGLAPFTHGQMHYSLLGRDVERDVIPMIQRYGLGLTVWSPLASGFLSGKYTRENLGDPDNRYSGFDILPFDKEQGFRLVERMRTIADAHGASVAQVAIAWLLAKKAVTSVLLGASKPHQLADNLGAAELTLTEGEISALDAETVPAPVYPNWFIDNLADQPVAQVLGKGR comes from the coding sequence ATGCAGTACACAACACTCGGCAATACCGGTCTCGTGGTTTCGCGTCTTGCTTTCGGCGCCATGACCTTCACGGCCGGCGACCGCAGCATCGGTGCAGTCTACAAGACGGATGCCGAGGCGGCGGCCGCCCTCGTCGGGAAAGCGCTGGATGCCGGCATCAATTTTTTCGATACGGCCGACGCATACGCATCCGGTCAGTCGGAGCGCATTCTCGGCGAGGCGCTGAGGACGCGTCGCGACGAGGTGGTGATCGCCACGAAGGTCGGTTTTCGCACCGGGACGCCGCTGACGCAGGCCGGTCTCTCCCGCCGCCACATTCTCTGGTCCGTGGACCAGAGCCTGAAACGGCTCGGCACCGACTGGATCGACGTCTACATCGTCCACAAGGAGGATCCCTACACGCCGCTGGAAGAGACGCTGTCGGCGCTCGACGAGGTCATCCGCTCCGGCAAGGCGCGCTATATCGGCTTCTCGAACTGGTCGGCGTGGAAGGTCGCGGCGGCGCTCGAAATACAGAAGGCCAATGGCCTTGCGCCCTTCACCCATGGCCAGATGCATTATTCGTTGCTTGGCCGCGACGTGGAGCGAGATGTCATCCCGATGATACAGCGTTATGGGCTAGGGCTCACCGTCTGGAGCCCGCTCGCCTCGGGCTTCCTTTCCGGCAAATACACTCGCGAGAATCTCGGCGATCCGGACAACCGCTATTCGGGCTTCGACATCCTGCCGTTCGACAAGGAACAGGGGTTCCGGCTCGTGGAACGCATGCGCACCATCGCCGACGCGCATGGGGCGAGCGTGGCACAAGTAGCGATCGCCTGGTTGCTCGCCAAGAAGGCAGTAACAAGCGTGTTGCTCGGGGCCTCCAAGCCGCACCAGTTGGCAGACAACCTCGGAGCTGCGGAGCTCACCCTGACGGAAGGTGAAATTTCGGCGCTCGATGCAGAGACCGTGCCGGCGCCGGTCTATCCGAACTGGTTCATCGACAATCTAGCCGACCAGCCGGTGGCGCAGGTCCTGGGTAAAGGTCGATAA
- a CDS encoding LysR family transcriptional regulator, with product MATDPFSGLMEFLAVAEHRSFTAAAATLGVTPNAVSQTIKALETRLGVQLFVRTTRRVALTEAGSALLLRARPAASEIAEAYDLLGGFRDRPIGNLRLTVPRMAIPLVLTPLLPRFRQAYSDVSVEVSIDDAAIDITERGFDAGIRIGEAVEKDMVAVRLTPDIGWAVVGAPAYFARRGRPATPEELTRHESIRYRYPTSGTIYRWEFEREGRDFSVDAPGGLTVNDFLLLIELAQAGMGLAYLPEPSVREAVAAGRLERVLHAYLPTSPGLFIYFPAKAQTQPKLRAFLDLTTRIGREKTSATGH from the coding sequence GTGGCAACCGACCCCTTCAGCGGATTGATGGAATTCCTGGCGGTGGCGGAGCATCGCAGCTTCACCGCCGCCGCAGCCACGCTCGGCGTTACGCCGAATGCCGTCAGCCAGACGATCAAGGCGCTCGAGACTCGGCTTGGCGTTCAGCTCTTCGTCCGCACCACGCGCCGCGTGGCCTTGACGGAAGCTGGTAGCGCATTGCTGCTGCGCGCGCGCCCGGCGGCATCCGAGATCGCTGAGGCCTATGATCTGCTTGGCGGCTTTCGCGACCGTCCGATCGGCAACCTCCGGCTAACCGTCCCGCGCATGGCGATCCCGCTCGTTCTGACCCCGCTGCTGCCGCGCTTTCGGCAGGCCTATTCGGACGTGTCCGTGGAAGTCTCGATCGATGACGCGGCCATCGATATCACCGAACGCGGCTTCGACGCCGGCATCCGCATCGGCGAGGCCGTCGAAAAGGATATGGTCGCTGTCAGGCTGACGCCCGACATTGGCTGGGCAGTCGTCGGCGCACCCGCCTATTTCGCCCGACGCGGCCGACCGGCGACGCCAGAGGAACTGACCCGGCACGAATCGATCCGCTATCGCTATCCCACTTCCGGCACGATCTATCGCTGGGAGTTCGAGCGGGAGGGGCGCGATTTCTCCGTCGACGCTCCGGGCGGGTTGACCGTCAACGACTTCCTGCTGCTCATCGAACTGGCGCAAGCGGGGATGGGACTCGCCTATCTGCCGGAGCCGTCGGTGCGCGAGGCTGTCGCAGCCGGGCGTCTCGAACGCGTGCTCCACGCCTATCTGCCGACATCGCCGGGCCTCTTCATCTATTTTCCTGCCAAGGCCCAGACGCAGCCCAAACTGCGGGCGTTTCTCGATCTGACAACGAGGATCGGACGCGAGAAAACATCGGCAACGGGACACTGA
- a CDS encoding DUF779 domain-containing protein gives MTETNSEPRVLATDAAIELIREIRRDHPDILFHQSGGCCDGSSPMCYPADDYIVGDNDVRLGEIDGVPVYISASQFEVWKHTQLIIDVVPGRGGMFSLDNGREKRFLTRSRLFGGGEVCTVQPLACGGS, from the coding sequence ATGACGGAAACAAATAGCGAGCCGCGGGTGCTTGCGACCGATGCGGCAATCGAACTCATCCGCGAGATCCGGCGCGATCATCCGGACATTCTCTTTCATCAGTCGGGCGGCTGCTGCGACGGCTCGTCGCCGATGTGCTATCCGGCGGATGACTACATCGTCGGCGACAATGACGTGAGGCTCGGCGAGATCGACGGCGTGCCGGTCTATATCAGCGCCAGCCAGTTTGAAGTCTGGAAGCACACGCAACTGATCATCGATGTCGTTCCGGGAAGGGGCGGGATGTTCTCGCTCGATAATGGTCGGGAGAAGCGTTTTTTGACGCGGTCGCGTCTGTTCGGTGGAGGCGAGGTTTGCACGGTACAACCCCTGGCTTGTGGCGGCAGTTAG
- the adh gene encoding aldehyde dehydrogenase: MLHQKIVETPYKQKYGNFIGGEWREPVAGRYFDNTTPVTGGTLCQVARSDAADIEAALDAAHAAREKWGRTSTTERSNILMKIADRMEANLELLARAETFDNGKPIRETMAADIPLAIDHFRYFAACIRAQEGSIGEIDHDTVAYHFHEPLGVVGQIIPWNFPILMAAWKLAPALAAGNCVVLKPAEQTPASILVWAELVGDLLPPGVLNIVNGFGLEAGKPLATSPRIAKIAFTGETTTGRLIMQYASQNLIPVTLELGGKSPNIFFADVVSEDDDYFDKALEGFAMFALNQGEVCTCPSRALVQESIYDRFMERALKRVEAIRQGNPLDQATMIGAQASSEQLEKILAYIEIGKEEGAEVLTGGGRNVLEGELSGGYYVKPTVFRGHNRMRIFQEEIFGPVVSVTTFKTEAEALEIANDTLYGLGAGVWSRDANRCYHFGRAIQAGRVWTNCYHAYPAHAAFGGYKQSGIGRETHKMMLDHYQQTKNMLVSYSPKALGFF; the protein is encoded by the coding sequence ATGCTGCACCAGAAGATTGTCGAGACCCCGTACAAGCAGAAATATGGAAACTTCATTGGCGGCGAATGGCGGGAGCCGGTTGCGGGCCGCTATTTCGACAATACGACGCCGGTCACCGGTGGCACGCTTTGCCAGGTCGCCCGTTCCGATGCGGCCGATATCGAGGCCGCGCTCGATGCTGCGCATGCGGCGCGAGAAAAATGGGGGCGGACGTCGACGACGGAGCGCTCCAACATTCTGATGAAGATCGCTGACCGCATGGAAGCCAATCTGGAGCTTCTGGCGCGGGCGGAAACCTTCGACAACGGCAAGCCGATCCGCGAGACCATGGCTGCCGACATTCCGCTGGCGATCGATCATTTCCGTTATTTCGCCGCTTGCATCCGCGCTCAGGAGGGCTCGATCGGCGAGATCGACCACGACACGGTGGCCTATCACTTCCATGAGCCTCTCGGGGTCGTCGGCCAGATCATCCCCTGGAACTTCCCGATCCTGATGGCCGCGTGGAAGTTGGCGCCGGCGCTCGCCGCCGGAAACTGCGTCGTGCTGAAGCCGGCCGAGCAGACGCCGGCCTCCATTCTCGTCTGGGCAGAACTCGTAGGCGACCTCCTGCCGCCGGGCGTCTTGAACATCGTCAACGGCTTCGGCCTTGAAGCGGGCAAGCCGCTCGCCACCAGCCCCCGCATCGCCAAGATCGCATTCACCGGCGAGACGACGACCGGGCGGCTGATCATGCAATATGCCAGCCAGAACCTTATACCGGTTACGCTCGAACTCGGCGGCAAATCGCCGAATATTTTCTTCGCCGATGTGGTGAGCGAGGACGACGACTATTTCGACAAGGCACTTGAGGGCTTTGCGATGTTCGCGCTCAACCAAGGCGAGGTCTGCACTTGCCCAAGCCGCGCGCTGGTCCAGGAGAGCATCTATGACCGTTTTATGGAGCGGGCGCTGAAGCGAGTCGAAGCGATCCGTCAGGGCAACCCGCTCGACCAGGCGACGATGATCGGCGCACAGGCGTCGAGCGAGCAGCTCGAAAAGATCCTCGCCTATATCGAGATCGGCAAGGAGGAAGGGGCCGAGGTGCTGACCGGCGGCGGGCGCAACGTGCTCGAAGGCGAGCTCTCCGGCGGCTACTACGTCAAGCCGACGGTCTTCCGCGGCCACAACAGGATGCGCATCTTCCAGGAGGAGATTTTTGGGCCCGTCGTTTCGGTGACGACCTTCAAGACCGAGGCCGAGGCGCTGGAGATTGCCAACGACACGCTCTATGGCCTCGGTGCCGGTGTGTGGAGCCGGGATGCCAACCGGTGCTACCACTTCGGCCGTGCCATCCAGGCCGGCCGCGTCTGGACCAATTGCTACCACGCCTATCCGGCGCATGCCGCTTTCGGTGGCTACAAGCAGTCCGGCATCGGCCGCGAGACGCACAAGATGATGCTCGACCATTACCAGCAGACCAAGAACATGCTGGTGAGCTACAGCCCGAAGGCGCTCGGCTTCTTCTGA
- a CDS encoding helix-turn-helix domain-containing protein: MPAVRDHSEHVYRIAHQSSAAASSPVAASWRRCMTLHGLTPEEARSPLRLTDNEFRQAHERSGVLVAEAAGELDRLFAVIGKAGCCLLLTDDKGVALERRGAVGDDAEFRDVGLWSGTVWSEASVGTNGIGTAIADERAVVIQRDQHFLSRNIGLSCATAPIRDEAGHLAGAIDISTCRDDASEATVSILSQAVRDAAYRIEANLFRRACAGARIVLVQVDRAGPALLAVDRDDLVLGATRAARQRLGLDDRRIAAGVPASDLLQEEPPGDGGELPDAERAALRRVLSRANGNVSMAADLLGISRATLYRKMKRLSLN, translated from the coding sequence ATGCCTGCCGTCAGGGATCATTCCGAACACGTCTACAGGATCGCGCATCAATCGTCGGCTGCGGCGAGTTCGCCGGTTGCGGCATCGTGGCGCCGCTGCATGACCTTGCATGGATTGACACCGGAGGAGGCCCGTTCGCCCTTACGGCTCACGGACAACGAATTCAGGCAGGCGCACGAGCGTTCCGGCGTATTGGTTGCCGAGGCGGCCGGAGAACTCGATCGGCTGTTCGCAGTCATCGGCAAGGCCGGCTGCTGCCTTCTGTTGACCGACGACAAGGGCGTCGCGCTCGAACGCCGCGGCGCGGTCGGAGATGATGCCGAATTTCGCGATGTCGGCCTGTGGTCGGGAACCGTGTGGAGCGAGGCAAGCGTCGGCACAAATGGCATTGGCACTGCCATCGCCGACGAGCGCGCTGTCGTCATCCAGCGTGACCAGCATTTCCTGAGCCGCAATATCGGACTGAGTTGCGCGACGGCGCCGATCCGGGACGAGGCGGGACACCTTGCGGGGGCGATTGACATTTCCACCTGCCGCGACGACGCGTCCGAGGCAACGGTGTCGATCCTCTCCCAGGCCGTGCGCGACGCCGCCTACCGCATCGAGGCCAATCTTTTCCGGCGGGCCTGCGCTGGGGCGCGCATCGTGCTCGTACAGGTAGACAGGGCAGGGCCGGCCTTACTTGCGGTCGACCGCGACGACCTCGTCCTTGGTGCAACCCGCGCCGCGCGCCAGCGGCTCGGCCTCGACGACAGGCGGATTGCAGCGGGCGTTCCCGCTTCCGACCTGCTCCAGGAAGAGCCGCCCGGCGACGGAGGGGAACTGCCGGATGCTGAGCGAGCTGCACTTCGCCGCGTTCTGTCGCGTGCGAACGGCAACGTCTCGATGGCCGCCGACCTTCTCGGAATCAGCCGCGCCACGCTTTACCGCAAGATGAAGCGGCTTTCGCTGAACTGA
- a CDS encoding benzoate/H(+) symporter BenE family transporter, which translates to MLRDFSLQSLFMGLLIAFVGFASSFAVILNGLAGVGATDAQAASGLMALSISMGVCAIVISTVTRLPISIAWSTPGAALLASSTAVAGGFNAAVGAFLVCGLLIVIAGLWKPLGKMVSSIPSALANAMLAGVLIGLCFAPVKAIAFNPLFGLPIVLAWALVGSINKLYAVPAALLAFVLVIAFGIEMPDGILARLSSALIPQAEFVFPVFNTAALVSIALPLFIVTMASQNIPGIAVLKVNDYHPNPGPLFATTGLFSMLSAPFGGHAVNLAAITAAMCAGVDSHPDRARRYWSAINAGIAYILFGLLAGAVTTFVSLAPPVLIEAVAGLALVGAFASSALAAFSESQTREAAAITFLVTASGVSFGGVSGAFWGLIAGGLMLALARLTKRRA; encoded by the coding sequence ATGCTTCGCGACTTTTCCCTTCAAAGCCTGTTCATGGGCCTGCTGATCGCCTTTGTCGGCTTTGCAAGCTCATTCGCCGTCATCCTGAACGGCCTTGCCGGCGTGGGCGCAACGGACGCCCAGGCCGCCTCCGGCCTGATGGCGCTGTCGATTTCGATGGGGGTATGCGCAATCGTCATCAGCACAGTCACGCGGCTGCCAATCAGCATCGCGTGGTCGACCCCTGGCGCCGCATTGCTCGCAAGCTCGACCGCCGTCGCAGGCGGCTTCAATGCCGCGGTCGGCGCCTTTCTCGTTTGCGGCCTGCTGATCGTCATCGCCGGGCTTTGGAAACCGCTCGGCAAGATGGTTTCCTCGATCCCCTCGGCCTTGGCGAACGCAATGCTCGCCGGCGTGCTCATCGGCCTGTGCTTCGCGCCGGTCAAGGCAATCGCCTTCAACCCCCTCTTCGGCCTGCCTATCGTTCTCGCCTGGGCGCTGGTCGGCAGCATCAACAAGCTCTATGCCGTCCCGGCCGCCCTCCTCGCCTTCGTCCTCGTCATCGCCTTCGGCATCGAAATGCCTGACGGCATCTTGGCAAGGCTCAGCTCGGCGCTGATACCCCAAGCCGAATTCGTCTTCCCCGTATTCAACACTGCGGCCTTGGTTAGCATCGCCCTGCCGCTCTTCATCGTGACGATGGCGTCGCAGAACATTCCCGGCATCGCCGTTCTGAAGGTCAACGACTACCACCCGAATCCGGGCCCACTCTTTGCAACCACGGGTCTCTTCTCGATGCTGAGCGCGCCGTTCGGCGGCCATGCGGTCAATCTGGCAGCAATCACCGCGGCCATGTGCGCCGGCGTCGATTCCCATCCCGACCGCGCCCGCCGCTACTGGTCGGCAATTAACGCCGGCATTGCCTACATCCTCTTTGGTCTGCTCGCCGGCGCCGTTACCACCTTCGTCAGTCTCGCACCTCCGGTGCTGATCGAGGCCGTCGCCGGGCTTGCGCTTGTTGGCGCCTTTGCAAGCTCGGCCTTGGCCGCCTTCAGCGAAAGTCAGACGCGGGAAGCCGCCGCCATCACCTTTTTGGTAACCGCATCAGGCGTCAGCTTCGGCGGCGTTTCCGGCGCCTTCTGGGGTCTGATCGCCGGCGGCCTCATGCTCGCACTCGCCCGCTTGACCAAGCGGAGGGCGTGA
- a CDS encoding 50S ribosomal protein L25/general stress protein Ctc, whose protein sequence is MSQTYELKAETRERVGKGSSRELRRNGLIPAVIYGDKQAPLSIALSTKEVTMKIHAGGFMTTVAIINVNGEKIRVLPKDYQLDPVRDFTMHVDFLRVSKDSQVSVQVPVHFENEEKSPGLKRGGALNIVRHEVELNVSADNIPEFLTVDLTGLNIGDTVHISDIKLPAGATPVIADRDFTVATIAGRVMEAEEEAAEEAEGEAEE, encoded by the coding sequence ATGAGCCAGACTTACGAGCTCAAGGCCGAGACGCGCGAACGGGTTGGTAAGGGGTCCTCCCGTGAACTTCGCCGCAACGGTCTTATCCCGGCTGTCATCTATGGTGACAAGCAGGCCCCCCTTTCCATCGCGCTCTCCACCAAGGAAGTGACGATGAAGATCCACGCCGGCGGTTTCATGACCACCGTCGCGATCATCAACGTCAACGGCGAGAAGATTCGTGTCCTGCCGAAGGACTATCAGCTCGACCCGGTCCGCGATTTCACGATGCATGTCGACTTCCTGCGCGTCTCGAAGGACAGCCAGGTTTCCGTCCAGGTCCCGGTTCACTTCGAGAACGAAGAGAAGTCTCCGGGTCTCAAGCGCGGCGGCGCCCTGAACATCGTTCGCCATGAAGTCGAGCTGAACGTTTCGGCCGACAACATTCCGGAGTTCCTGACCGTTGACCTCACCGGCCTGAACATCGGCGACACCGTCCACATCTCGGACATCAAGCTTCCGGCAGGCGCGACCCCGGTTATCGCTGATCGCGACTTCACGGTCGCCACGATCGCCGGCCGCGTGATGGAAGCCGAAGAAGAAGCAGCAGAAGAGGCTGAGGGCGAAGCAGAAGAATAA
- a CDS encoding putative bifunctional diguanylate cyclase/phosphodiesterase, whose protein sequence is MMHSVENRFVAIICGAMFVFVAPLLALFLTISSERVARERLQNIELLMEASGEALGKPIWDFDQQGIERIARSLMNATDIRAVAIHDAGGNILAQLPKGIGGTAASRSLKTAIAFDSVEGIKQVGTLEVVVPTPGILSRFSKDEWTVLAILLFAVAIVFAAALVGNRFTVIRPLMRLTAAIEATRRLGSRHRVDWISDDEMGTLAANFNEMQDRLEREETELKIAHERATETYNLTPAMLFSLDAANRLSAVSDYWLLATGYAREDVIGRNFTDFIDPVWHEAYRLRAKTTAVDNDNISEVTLPFRKADGEFMTVLILESEMAHGGDLSLSVMTDVTALKQAESRNHAQAITDHLTGLLNRQGFESALDDAIRNADACGMQLACLFIDLDRFKWINDSFGHAAGDAVLRRTVELVRATLAADDVMSRLGGDEFAILVAATDVAALAAEIGECICAALREPMPIAGNELSVSASVGVSVYPTHATSASDLLLKADMAMYARKRDGKNGLRIFDASMLDTARERHEIEQCIETGLKEDWFEAWLQPIVGLGDGQIVGFEALMRLDHPEKGLMPPGKIIGIAEETGTIGRIGDRVLEKAIRHLAAISALDGTQNTYLAVNFSPLQFELTLPHKLAALLLKHHISPQRIVIEITEAVLMLDNPEVHAVLKQLNEFGCRIALDDFGTGYSSLSYLNRFPVDIVKVDQSFTRSLSSGTADVRRKSRMLIKGIRTISHQMGCTVVAEGIETKEQWQLLRKLGVDNGQGYLFSRPMPIDGMLALLENESEAKAANPA, encoded by the coding sequence ATGATGCACTCGGTGGAAAACCGGTTTGTTGCGATCATCTGCGGCGCGATGTTTGTATTCGTCGCCCCATTGCTCGCACTCTTCCTCACCATATCGAGCGAACGTGTCGCACGCGAGCGCCTGCAGAATATCGAGCTTCTGATGGAAGCTAGCGGCGAAGCGCTCGGCAAGCCGATCTGGGATTTCGACCAGCAAGGCATCGAACGGATCGCCCGCTCCCTGATGAACGCCACCGATATTCGGGCCGTCGCCATTCACGATGCGGGTGGAAATATCCTTGCACAATTGCCGAAGGGTATTGGCGGCACGGCCGCCAGCCGCTCGCTGAAGACCGCGATCGCCTTTGATAGCGTCGAGGGCATCAAACAGGTCGGGACGCTCGAAGTCGTCGTCCCGACGCCCGGCATCCTTTCACGCTTCAGCAAGGACGAATGGACCGTCCTCGCCATTCTGCTTTTTGCGGTCGCGATCGTCTTCGCGGCCGCCCTCGTCGGCAATCGCTTCACGGTGATCCGCCCGCTGATGCGGCTGACCGCCGCGATCGAGGCGACACGCCGGCTGGGATCCCGCCACCGGGTCGACTGGATTTCGGACGACGAGATGGGCACGCTCGCCGCAAACTTCAACGAGATGCAGGATCGCCTGGAACGCGAGGAAACCGAACTCAAGATCGCGCACGAGCGCGCAACCGAGACCTATAACCTGACTCCGGCCATGCTCTTCTCGCTCGACGCGGCAAACAGGCTGAGCGCCGTCAGTGATTACTGGCTGCTTGCAACCGGCTATGCCCGCGAAGACGTCATCGGCCGCAACTTCACCGATTTCATTGATCCCGTGTGGCACGAAGCCTATCGCCTTCGCGCAAAGACGACCGCGGTCGACAACGACAACATCAGCGAAGTGACACTGCCCTTCCGCAAGGCCGACGGCGAATTCATGACCGTCCTGATCCTGGAATCGGAAATGGCTCATGGCGGCGATCTCTCGCTATCCGTCATGACCGATGTCACCGCGCTCAAGCAGGCAGAGAGTCGCAACCATGCCCAGGCGATCACCGATCACCTGACCGGACTGCTCAATCGCCAGGGCTTCGAAAGCGCCCTCGACGACGCAATCCGCAACGCCGACGCGTGCGGCATGCAGCTTGCCTGCCTGTTCATCGACCTCGACCGGTTCAAGTGGATCAACGACAGCTTCGGCCACGCCGCCGGCGACGCCGTCCTGCGCCGTACCGTCGAACTGGTCCGCGCAACGCTTGCCGCGGATGACGTAATGTCGAGGCTCGGCGGCGACGAGTTCGCCATTCTCGTTGCGGCAACGGATGTCGCCGCACTCGCCGCCGAGATTGGCGAGTGCATCTGCGCCGCACTGCGCGAGCCGATGCCGATTGCCGGCAACGAACTGTCGGTCAGCGCCAGCGTCGGCGTTTCCGTCTACCCGACGCATGCGACAAGCGCTTCAGACCTTCTGCTGAAGGCGGACATGGCGATGTATGCGCGCAAGCGCGACGGCAAGAACGGCCTGCGGATTTTCGACGCGAGCATGCTCGACACCGCGCGCGAGCGCCACGAGATCGAGCAATGCATCGAAACCGGCCTGAAGGAGGATTGGTTTGAAGCCTGGCTGCAGCCTATCGTCGGACTCGGCGACGGCCAGATCGTCGGTTTCGAAGCGCTGATGCGCCTCGATCATCCGGAAAAGGGACTGATGCCGCCCGGCAAGATCATCGGCATTGCCGAGGAGACAGGCACGATCGGCCGTATCGGCGACCGCGTGCTCGAGAAGGCGATCCGCCACCTCGCCGCGATCTCCGCGCTCGATGGAACGCAGAATACCTATCTGGCAGTCAACTTCTCGCCGCTGCAGTTCGAGTTGACACTGCCCCACAAGCTGGCTGCGCTGCTCCTCAAGCACCACATTTCGCCGCAGAGGATCGTCATCGAGATCACCGAGGCGGTGCTGATGCTGGACAATCCCGAAGTTCACGCCGTCCTCAAACAACTCAACGAGTTCGGCTGCCGCATCGCGCTCGACGATTTCGGCACCGGCTACTCGTCGCTCAGCTATCTCAATCGGTTCCCTGTCGACATCGTCAAGGTCGACCAGTCCTTCACCCGGTCGCTGAGCTCCGGTACAGCCGACGTCAGGCGCAAGAGTCGCATGCTCATCAAGGGTATTCGCACCATTTCGCATCAGATGGGATGCACGGTCGTCGCCGAAGGCATCGAAACGAAGGAGCAGTGGCAGCTTCTGCGCAAGCTCGGCGTGGATAATGGCCAGGGTTATCTCTTCAGCCGGCCCATGCCGATCGACGGTATGCTGGCCCTCCTGGAGAACGAATCCGAAGCCAAGGCGGCCAATCCGGCATAG
- a CDS encoding substrate-binding periplasmic protein → MGVKHLILAFLLGLSATAHAETIHFVTEEYPPYNFSTANGVNGSSVEQVALIMRAINLPYETEVLPWARAFALAENQPFHCVFTTGHDAERDRNFKWVEPLLVDHMIMVRRKGAAIAPQTIDEAKEFVVGTQRGDFSAAYLKAHGFDKIDYAANLDSTMKKLAAGRIDLLMTSEKTFETMRADGIPVEAVLVLEGKQYGIACHRDMPDETIARMQAELNRLIASGTQDRIFERYGLRPNRIEQAAK, encoded by the coding sequence ATGGGCGTGAAGCATCTGATCCTGGCGTTCCTGCTCGGTCTTTCCGCCACCGCTCACGCCGAGACGATCCATTTCGTCACCGAGGAGTATCCGCCCTATAACTTCTCGACCGCGAACGGCGTGAACGGCTCGTCGGTCGAACAGGTTGCATTGATCATGAGGGCCATCAATCTCCCTTACGAGACCGAGGTCCTGCCTTGGGCGCGCGCCTTCGCGCTTGCCGAAAACCAGCCTTTCCACTGTGTTTTCACCACGGGCCACGACGCCGAGCGGGACAGGAATTTCAAATGGGTTGAACCGCTGCTCGTCGATCACATGATCATGGTGCGGCGCAAGGGTGCGGCGATCGCGCCGCAGACGATCGATGAAGCCAAAGAGTTCGTCGTCGGAACACAGCGCGGAGACTTCTCCGCAGCCTATTTGAAGGCGCATGGTTTCGACAAGATCGACTATGCCGCCAACCTCGACTCCACGATGAAGAAGCTCGCCGCCGGTCGCATCGATCTGCTCATGACGTCGGAAAAAACCTTCGAGACCATGCGGGCCGATGGCATACCGGTCGAAGCGGTATTGGTGCTGGAAGGCAAGCAATATGGCATCGCTTGCCACCGGGACATGCCCGATGAGACCATTGCCCGCATGCAGGCCGAACTCAACCGCCTGATCGCCAGCGGTACGCAGGACCGGATCTTCGAACGCTACGGCCTGCGCCCGAACCGTATCGAACAGGCGGCGAAATAG